The following proteins come from a genomic window of Lycium ferocissimum isolate CSIRO_LF1 chromosome 4, AGI_CSIRO_Lferr_CH_V1, whole genome shotgun sequence:
- the LOC132054150 gene encoding uncharacterized protein LOC132054150, with the protein MNFTNYHSLLQKKYQEILQRQTQTQSKVDQCQAYYEAVGGVKKRRIYGLGSQAQLYYGPNLRPSFGSDATSSVPPLNAQPATRGNLDDMIPALTDRMLPVFVEWVRGLISSSSSQPDTPTDHPLSMAPIVPALATDKLMRFMHRFLMMTMALQSLI; encoded by the exons ATGAATTTCACTAATTATCACTCTCTTTTAcagaaaaaatatcaagaaatattacAACGCCAGACACAGACTCAATCTAAAGTTGATCAATGTCAAGCCTATTACGAAGCCGTGGGAGGggtaaagaaaagaagaatataTGGTCTTGGATCTCAAGCACAATTATATTACGGGCCGAATCTTCGTCCCTCTTTTGGATCTGATGCTACATCCTCAGTACCACCTCTGAATGCTCAACCAGCAACTAGGGGGAATTTGGATGA CATGATTCCTGCACTGACAGATCGTATGCTTCCTGTATTTGTTGAGTGGGTACGTGGATTGATTTCTTCATCCTCTTCTCAGCCAGACACTCCTACCGACCATCCATTATCTATGGCACCTATAGTTCCAGCTTTAGCTACTGACAAGTTGATGAGGTTCATGCATCGGTTTCTGATGATGACCATGGCTCTCCAGTCTCTCATTTAG
- the LOC132053424 gene encoding histone H3.2, with the protein MARTKQTARKSTGGKAPRKQLATKAARKSAPATGGVKKPHRFRPGTVALREIRKYQKSTELLIRKLPFQRLVREIAQDFKTDLRFQSSAVAALQEAAEAYLVGLFEDTNLCAIHAKRVTIMPKDIQLARRIRGERA; encoded by the coding sequence ATGGCTCGTACTAAGCAAACTGCTCGTAAGTCAACAGGTGGCAAAGCCCCAAGAAAACAACTAGCAACCAAAGCCGCTAGAAAATCAGCTCCAGCAACTGGAGGAGTGAAGAAACCACACAGATTCAGGCCTGGAACTGTTGCGCTTCGAGAAATCAGGAAGTACCAGAAATCAACTGAACTCTTAATCCGTAAACTTCCGTTCCAGCGTTTGGTTCGTGAGATTGCTCAGGATTTCAAGACTGATTTAAGATTCCAGAGTTCTGCTGTTGCTGCTCTACAAGAAGCGGCTGAAGCGTATCTCGTTGGATTGTTTGAGGATACTAATCTTTGTGCGATTCATGCTAAGAGAGTTACGATTATGCCGAAGGATATTCAGCTTGCAAGGAGAATTAGGGGTGAAAGAGCTTAA
- the LOC132054151 gene encoding histone H3.3-like → LTAWKSALATGGVKKPHRFWPGTVALREICKYQKSTELLIRKLPFQRLVREIAQDFKTDLRFQSSAVAALQEAAEAYLVGLFEDTNLCAIHAKRVTIMPKDIQLARRIRGERA, encoded by the coding sequence ctcaCTGCTTGGAAATCTGCTCTGGCTACTGGGGGAGTGAAAAAGCCACATAGATTCTGGCCAGGAACAGTTGCGCTTCGAGAAATCTGCAAATACCAGAAATCAACTGAACTTTTAATCCGAAAGCTTCCATTTCAGCGTTTAGTTCGTGAGATTGCTCAGGATTTCAAGACTGATTTAAGGTTCCAGAGTTCTGCTGTTGCTGCTCTACAGGAGGCGGCTGAAGCGTATCTCGTTGGATTGTTTGAGGATACTAATCTGTGTGCCATTCATGCTAAGAGGGTGACGATTATGCCTAAAGATATTCAGCTTGCAAGAAGAATTAGGGGTGAAAGGGCTTAA